Genomic DNA from Corylus avellana chromosome ca4, CavTom2PMs-1.0:
CTGCATTCCATGGTCCCTTCCACGTAGCTAAACTTAATCACTGTGTGACTCATAGGTGTCAAGGACcatgaattttttgaaaatataggccatttattttctttcatccaGTGAGGTATAGGTCTTGATACGTTGAGCATATAAATCTTTTAGTATCAAGCAACTTGGTTTTTCGAGTTCTGGATGATTCTTAAGTTTGACTATCAACATATAGATGTTTCTTATATTAGATAAACAGTGTATTGATGCTAATAGTACATAGACATCTAGATTCTGATTTTTGTGTCAAAGCATATAAATTCTTGTTATCAAAGAAGGGGCTACTTGACCTTACTCAGTAGTTTATCATTTAGTTAAATTGTGTTAGTTCTTCCAGAGAAGATTGCATGACATATGTTGAATGCCTTTAAATGTTTGTAAGCACTGATATAATTTCTATTCTAAAACATCTTTCTGTAAAGGCATAACAATGAGTGGAAAAACATGCAATCAGTATGttgaatctcaaaacaaatgATATTTTCATATCCTCACTCCTATGTTTTGGAGCTGTCATtcctttcattcattttttatccTCTGTGAATCAATATGATTGAATTGTGTCAGGAAAAGTTAATTACTAAGGAGATAGAGGAAGCAGAAgtggttgaaaattttgaattgactTATCGTATGTACAATTGAAGTCTGAAGGAGAAGTGAATTCTTCATTTCCTAGGTATTAAGTAGACCTCCACGATGTAGCCCATTTGGACTAAGGCGCCATATTTGGCTCTTTCCGGAAAAGTCATTTTTATTGAGAGTTAGATTTAAGCATAAACATAATTGGGCTGATATAGCTTAAGCATCATGGCAANNNNNNNNNNNNNNNNNNNNNNNNNNNNNNNNNNNNNNNNNNNNNNNNNNNNNNNNNNNNNNNNNNNNNNNNNNNNNNNNNNNNNNNNNNNNNNNNNNNNTTATTATATACAGTTTACATTGGCTGACGTTGTGTGttgttttataaatttacattttttttttttgctaatttaaatttttgagataagtggtaatttaatatgatatcaagCTTAGAGGTATTGAATTCTAGAACCCTGACTCGGtcaattcatttttatttaaattaaatattacacgtaTTAGGCATCacttattaaaagagagtttgagctcacatgtTAGGAAGagtaataaaatattgattaaataattaaatttacctatttctatCGACTTAAGCAAAAtagtattaaataaaaaaaatgggttaattactttttttagtacctaggttttcacgcttttatttttttttcacttagaTTTCAATTCGTATGTACATGACTTATGGATAAATACTAGTTTAGTACCTTTATCACAATTCTGTCGGCCAAACTAATAGATTGTAATGGAAATAGTTTCAGCCACCCCTTACAGCCGGTCTAAGGGTGGTTTTGATCACTcttttttttggccattgggggtggccgaaccacccccaagggccttaGGAGTGGTTTGGCTACCCCAAATGGGTCACAGGGGTGACCAAAACCACCTCCATGACGGTACGTTAGTTTGGCTAACAGAATGATGACATAAGtactaaatttatatttatccATAAGTTAAGTACCATcttgatacaaattgaaacctatgtgagaaaaaataaaaacgtgacaacttaggtactaaaaagttaattaaccctaaaaaatttatattattttgatatataaatattttaatgagttAAATCTTATGTATCTTAAAAAATACCGTATTAATACGATTATATGTTATACTTCATATCATCACATCTTATactatcaaattaataaatcaatctTCATAATACGCTTAGcaataactaactaaatattttatataacttatcaaaaaatatatatatataacttcttttttgctaaatttatatatatataccaaaagtaataaaattattattcttaattaaaGCAACGAACTTTGTCACTGAGTCTACAGTCGCAAGTCGCCCCAAAGGGAACATCGCGTGGAGGTGCAGACAGATGAAAGCAGAGAGTCCCTTTTTGTTAAGCGAAGCCAGGGGAGAGCCATATAGGGTCATAGAGAGCCaaaaaagacacagaaaatgagaatcacaaaagaaaaccagctttcacacaaacaaacagcACCGTCGACAATAAGAAAGTTTTCTTTTCCCCTCGCTCCCTTGAAAAGTTGGAGCTAAAACAGCCAAAAAAACACACCAAgttgtctctctcttttcctcATAGATCCGCGTCTTTGCAAAAGGGTTTTGTTGCTTTAATGAAGGAGCCGCTTGTGGGATCCATGAAGATTTCTGGGTTGTCCTTGTTTTCCTGTCTGATGGGGTCTCTTTAGTGAATCACTTCATTTCTTGGTTGGTTTGATCGGTAGTTTGTTTGTGAAGTTAGGGTCTTTCTAGTCTTTATCGATTGTTGTATTCTGCGATGCAATCGGATAGGTCCGAATCCGCGAGTCCGATAACCCAACGGGTTCAGTCTTTCCCATCCACTGATACGAGAGGGAAGCATCGGATACTGGCTGAGCTGAAACGGCTCGAGCAGGAAGTTAGGTTCTTAGAGGTAAgttcttttttgccttttaaaTATATTGTTTCTGGGACTTCGTTAATTCCTATGATGTTGTGCTTTCTATTGTTTTGTTGGCTTACATATCTAATTGTGTAAGTTGATCAATGAAGCAATGGGTGAAGCAATGGTAAGCTATGCAATTGTGAGTTTACTTATTTGTTGCCTCTGTAAAGTCATCAACTTGGTTGtttgtttcaaatttcataCTTGATATTGCAAATGTTTGAATTTGAGATATGAATCTATTTGAAGTATAATTATGTTTAATTTGGCAATTATTTCTGAAAGACAGCGACTCTTGTCGAGTCGGGAACGGGCCCTAATCCTCCATCCCAGTGGTGAATATGTTGAAATGGTGTAGAGGTTTGAGGCTTTGAGCAGTTTGCAATTGTCTTCATGGTTGTTAAGAAGCATAAAAGAAACTGGTGGGTAATGTTTAAAGAGTGCTACTTCTGATCCTGTTTGCTGAACTAGTGGGTACAGTTTCATGTTGTTACTGGATCGCGAGGGGGTTTAGGAAGTTCAGTGCAGACCCTTTTTATGGGTATTTCTTGCGACACATTGTTATGCTCTGTGTTACCAATTATGTATTGGTCTCTCAAATGATAGAGAACTAGTGTTTCATTGAGTGTGAATAATCTTTTTTgcggatttttttttctagattcGACCTTACAATCGTATACTTCCTAAACTTAAGAGTATGGGTTTGGTGTTGCTCATATGTTACAGGAGATGTCTACATCAATTGCAGTACATTTGGTTAGGTCGGTTATGGTCTTTTGTgcaaatgtctttttttttggcaatattGGGAAGAGAGGTGTGGACACTTTATTGTAGTTTCGGTCAATGTAATTTATAATGCATAGTATGGGAGCTGAATTCCAATTTGCAGTAGATAGAATGATAGGTATATGGGAAGTAATTGGCGAATGGGTGTATTTTATTGTCCCTTCACTTCATCTGCATTCCATGGTCCCTTCCACGTAGCTAAACTTAATCACTGTGTGACTCATAGGTGTCAAGGACcatgaattttttgaaaatataggccatttattttctttcatccaGTGAGGTATAGGTCTTGATACGTTGAGCATATAAATCTTTTAGTATCAAGCAACTTGGTTTTTCGAGTTCTGGATGATTCTTAAGTTTGACTATCAACATATAGATGTTTCTTATATTAGATAAACAGTGTATTGATGCTAATAGTACATAGACATCTAGATTCTGATTTTTGTGTCAAAGCATATAAATTCTTGTTATCAAAGAAGGGGCTACTTGACCTTACTCAGTAGTTTATCATTTAGTTAAATTGTGTTGGTTCTTCCAGAGAAGATTGCATGACATATGTTGAATGCCTTTAAATGTTTGTAAGCACTGATATAATCTCTATTCTAAAACATCTTTCTGTAAAGGCATAACAATGAGTGGAAAAACATGCAATCAGTATGttgaatctcaaaacaaatgATATTTTCATATCCTCACTCCTATGTTTTGGAGCTGTCATtcctttcattcattttttatccTCTGTGAATCAATATGATTGAATTGTGTCAGGAAAAGTTAATTACTAAGGAGATAGAGGAAGCAGAAgtggttgaaaattttgaattgactTATCGTATGTACAATTGAAGTCTGAAGGAGAAGTGAATTCTTCATTTCCTAGGTATTAAGTAGACCTCCACGATGTAGCCCATTTGGACTAAGGCGCCATATTTGGCTCTTTCCGGAAAAGTCATTTTTATTGAGAGTTAGATTTAAGCATAAACATAATTGGGCTGATATAGCTTAAGCATCATGGCAACCAAAATTATATTGTAGACATTTTGTTCAGATACAGTGGGTGAGTTACTGTTTCTTCAAAGAGTCCTTTAGAATTTGGGAGCTTACAAAAGGAAGGTCATTTTATTCGGTAGGAATGGTATAAGTAACTTGGCTATGGAAGTTGATTTGAGCGCAGCTTTGTATCTGGTTTTTGGTTCCATGCTCAAACTAGCATATTCTAATAAAGCTCTAATTTGTTATATTAGTCCATATGTTTGGTACCTTTTTTAGCCATCACTGCAAATGTTTGTGTACCCAGAAAGCACCCTGAGGTGTATGCTGCACACCTTACAGAAGAAATAATCTAAAAGATTGTTAACATCTAAACAAGTGTAGTAACAACAATCAAAAGCATCTACGTTTTCTGAcagaaagataaaacaagctTGCAGgcttaaaagaaagataaactTTGCAGAGTGTTTAAAAGAAATTCtctaatttgataataattcaattgagtgagttttacattacaaactatcatatttatagaagaaaaatactTGCAAAGAAAGTAAACATACTCCTAGTAGTGAAAGTAAACACAATCTTAGtaaggaaagtaaacataattttagtagggaaaagaaataaagtcttaattataaaatcaaataaaatattctttGGCTTTAGTGGGGGATACGTTCTACATCATTTTTGGTCACTATTAATTGATAGGTTGCCCGTGTAGGCAAGCTGGAAAACTTTTGCTATTTCCTCTTTTAAGTAAATTGGGCCATAAATTAGTAAAGTTGGCTGATCCAGCAACCTTAGTCAGTTTCTTCAGTTATTGCGCTAGAATTTCCATCAACTACTGTTGAGCTCATGTAAAGCTCCATTGAGATACACATTTCCATAGACATGGTAGTATCCTCTGCCTTGCTGAGCCGCTAAGGTTAACAACTTTGGAGCTTTGTGACTCAGACTTCAACCATCAGGGGTAGGCCAATTTCGAGAGAGAGTGAGGTGAGTAATTCAGTTTCAGGAAGGAAATAGCTAGGTCTCTGTGACATGCATTTTGCTTTTGGAGCACTTCCAATGCAAAGAATGGCTACAGAGATTATACTCAAGTTCTATACAGAGATCACACATATTTCCCATGTTTCCGCGGTTAATTCCTGTCTCTGTTTCCCCATTCTACTGTCTGTGTTTCCCATATTGGCCAGCCTTGATATTTCCTGATGCTTTgcagtagtttttttttttttttcttttttaggcaTCACTTTCATATATAGTTTTAGAAATTGAATGTAGACTACACCTCATGAAACAGAGGTTATTAGTTTAAATATTCCCTTTCCCCTCTccttggggccaattacttttttttaaaaaaaaaaataaaaaaggtttagATAGCTTATTGCTGTATTTTTGTCCATGGGGAAAGCATTTTTGCTAAGTGGTTAATATAGGTGTAAGCAATCTTGTCATTGGATAGGCAAGAAACTTCCACAGGAACTGGCCTACTGAGATGAGATGGTTCTTTGGCACCCTTCTATTTTTGAATTACCTCaaaatttagtgtttttgggtgttttctGCAGACTGTAATGAAGTGTTATATCAGAAAACGTCCCATGCTATCATCTAGGAATTCTGTCTGAATTACTACAAATTTTAGATGTACTTTCagcattattatatttttggttacttataaaaaataattaataaataaataaactgacTGGATTTTCTGTGTCCAGGAAGAGCTGGAAAAGCTTGAAAAGATTGAAAAGGCTTCAGCTGAATGCAAGGagtaagaatgagaaaaaatatatgGATTTTTTTACTAAGCAAAATATAAAGTACATGATTGATATTTATCAAACATTTAGTTTTACTATTATCAATTTATGAGCTGAAGTTTATATTGTGGATGCCAGAATGCTTAGCAATGTGGAAACAAGACCTGATCCTTTGCTCCCaatgtaataattttttgcCTTCCATTTGCTTTGATTGCTTTAAAATTTCCTCCAGAATCATATGGTATCATAATTTCTTCTGGTTTGGCAGAACAAATGGCCCAATAAATCAATTTTGGGATCGTTGGTTTGAAGGTCCACAAGATTCAACAGGTTGCAGATGCTGGATACTGTGATGGTTATTGCTGATTTGAAGAATTGATTTCCACCATCAGATATAGCAGAGACTTCAACTTACAGACTTCAATCTCTGAACAAAAGTCATTTTTAATTAGTCAGTTACAGCTTGAGATGGATACTGTCATTTGGCAAATGTTTGATGGAATACTCCACTGTGCATATGAGGATTTTATAGCAAAACCTTTTGTTGGCAAAtgattcatgattttttttttttttattcgattCATGAAATGCTTAATGGTACAGATGACAATTTTATTGCAATCTTTTATAGCCAACAAAGGCTAATGAGTTGCTCTATAAACACAAAACATGAAAATCTCAAACATTTTATGGCATGGTTCCACATGACGAATGTGTTAATTGAGATGCTCCATTGTGCAGAACATAACAATTACTTAGGCAAatcaaaactgaaaaaaatCTACACATCTGTTTGGAAGGAGCTCTCCTACAGTTTAGATGATACACAAAAGTGGCTTTTATCACTCATCCTTCACATCCATGAATGAGTGGGATAaatgaattttctttctttctttctttttttcctattttcttcCATTATTCAACTTGGTGCTTTTCCAGTAACCCGCTGAGCAATCCAACCTAAACCGTCATACAACCCTTCTCCTGTGAGGGCACAACAAGCTTGAATGTGCCAATCATGATTCTTGATGCTGTGGAGAGAGAGGCAATCTGTGATTTCGGCCGGGGTCATGGCATCCTTAAGGTCTTGTTTGTTTGCAAAAACTAGTATAACAGAATGTTGAAGATCCTCATGTCCCAGCAACCTGAAGAGTTCATCCTTCATAATAGAGATCCTGGCTCTGTCAGTGCTGTCTATCACCGCTATAATTGCATGAGTTCCACGATAATATGTTGCCCATGATGTCCTGAGTCTTTCTTGTCCACCAAGATCCCAAACCTGACACGAACAATATAGGCAAATAGTCATCAGCTGCTTTGCATTTAAGACAAATTTCACTTTTTCCAAACTTTGACATTTAAGGCATAAATAACTTTGAGCCGTTGAGCCAAGCAGGTTTACTCAATCTCCTAGTATGCCCAAAAATGAAGCCCTAGCAACTAAGGTTGATATCGTCATAAGGTAATTATCCATCTTTATCTGCATGATCAAGTAAGCTATTGAATCCAACAAAGGCATAAACTAAAGATTCATTTTTCCCATTGGAATAGAAAATCTAAAATGTTTCATAAGTTTGGATAACAAGCCTCATACACCAAAATATTATAATCTTTATAAATATGGCAATCCCTCAACAACCTCcctagaaaacaaaaaaccattaaCATAACTACTATCTATGACATTGAATTTCCTTTTCGGTTTAATTACCTTGTACTTTTCATGATTAAGCTGCTAATAACATTGACCATATCCAACTTTTATTCAGTCTATTTTAAATTCACATATATTGTAATAAAAGGCATAATAAACTTCAACAGATTACTTTGTATTTTGATTAGACAAATTGTTGTAGCAATGATTACTCAGAGGTAAGTATTTACAACTTCTCGGGTTAATTATAACATGCTTGATAAACGAAGAAAACAAACATAGTTAGGACACAGATGAGAGCAATAAATATTCTAAGATCTATAAGTAAATCCCAGGACCACCTTGGCTGTTAAAATCTGTACATATAAccattaagagaaaaatacctATCAATGGATAAATACAGCAAAAGCAGCCTCCATTCATGAGAGCTCATCTCAGATAATTCATCACGCTATAAACTAGCAATACTTTTAAGCTAGAAAAAGAAGCAACAGTCGCATGGCTCCCCAAGGAACCAAAATTGTAATGACGCGAGTGTCTAAATATATCTTTGCACAAAATTTGGGACCTGCAAATGCGTCCATCtacattttcttataaaatacgCCATTTTGTTACAACCTAATTCTCAAGGACATACGCGCTGTTTTTCAAcaagataaaattttaacttaataCTTGAGACAACTCTAACCTTTCCCGCATatacaaaacaaacataaaatagaGAACTAGAAATAATACATACATTAGATGCCACATTAAGATACACAATAATtgtgaagaggaaaaaaatgtaGACACTAAAACAACAATCACCCTACTAAAACCTACTCCCCCAAATTCACTATTTCCTAAAGCTACATTCAGtttccaaatataaagaaacaaatccTCAAAGAACTATACATCACAGACATATAGTGACAAAAGATTAATCGGACCAAAAACCAGTACTTGAATAACTAAATCTAGCTTCGATTATAACACTGACACCATCATTTGCACGTTATAACTACAAATTAACAGACACTTTCACTATCTAAAACAACCATCAACCCATAAATCCAACTTcccccaaaaataaatgaacaaaaaatcaaagaaccCTATAAAAAACTTTCATAAACAGTAAGAAATATGCAATAaacataaatgacaaaaaaaaaagaaaaaaaagaagggaatttgAAGCTGCTAGCCCACCTCGAACCGAATGTTCTTATAGACAAGCTCTTCCACGTTGCTCCCAACAGTAGGGTGCGTAGTTACAACCTCACCCAAGTGTAATTTGTAAAGGGTCGTGGTCTTTCCGGCATTATCCAACCCAACCACCACAATCTTGTACTCCTTCGCAGGGAACAACATGAACCAAAATTTCGATATAAAGGCACCCATTTTACACCGAAACAGGGATCACCTATAAGATCCAAGAAATCAGAATAAATTTACCAAACTGATTCTTCTCCTAATtgggttttaaaaataaaaaagaagcgtaataatataatttgagatctttgaaacataaacaaattgAAATGATGGGGTTTTCAGGATTTTCAGATCGAATACGAAAATTATGAGATCAAAGGAAATTATCGAACCTGGGTTGAGAGATTTGGGAGTTGTTACACAGAGAAACCCTAAAGAATGTTCTTGGCTTTCGAAGTCTGCGATCAATTTGTTTGCGCAAGGTACGAAAAGAAGTATTTATCTATAAATTTCTTTGGTTGATCGTCGTGGGTTGTCGGTGCCACATGGCAGATGACGTGTACCTCGTAGCTTAATGGAAAAACTCGTTGGGCCACTATACCTAACCAAATGAGATCGCTAAATATGAGTAATTCTATGTAGcctatttgtattatatttgtattgtactaagaatgatatggttattaaaattattaatgagtttatgattaattattattaaattttgattaaaagataattttaatagtcatatcattcttagtaggtTTTACTAgcatttattatcttattctctATATATATCACTGGACACTGGTAAATCATGAAGTAATAAATAATAGAGTGATAAATGCTTATATACTTAGCATAATACTCtaaaaactctcaaaaataAACTTTGATCATTCCCATGGTTTCTTAAGCGTGGTAGCGTTTATCGCTGGTTTCTTAAACCTTTTTACTTTGTCTAAAAGTTGACAATTATTACTTATAAACCAGTTTAATTACCTGAAATAGTGTGGAGACTTTACCTTGATTTTAGCAGTGGGTATATTACATTTCGAtaagaatttattttaaaagtttcgGTTAAAATCAGTTCGGTTAATCTGTTAATCATGAGCTTTTTTAATTGggcaaaaattgattgttttgagaacccaaattattattattgtttttttgtaaagtctacttaagtcccttaaactatcactccaataacaatctaccccacaaactatcaattacgacaatttactcctcaaattaccaaaacaatgaaaatgtagcccccaatgctagcaaaatgacgaaattacccctataaaattttcaataagacaaaaatgccttttaaaattttgaaaaaataaataaattttagtagtttttattttagtaagggtaattttgtcatttttaaaaaattggaggtacattgtcattgttttggtagtttgggggatagattgtcattgtggtggtagtttgagatgattaaatggactttacctttttttttttcttttttttttgctaaaatagcttattgaactaaacaaattttaaatgtgtcaattaattaacataatAAGAGTCCACCATACATATGTTATACTAATAAATTGGTCATTTAATCTACCAACTAATATGTTCTACTAAAAAAACCCAGCTAATGCCCTTGTAATCATCATTTTactaacaaaatatttattatggGTTAATTCGGCTAACCTACAAAATAATATGTATATCGATTAACCGAACCAAACCGACGTTGGTGTAAAAAttcttaaccgattaccgacagTCTTTTGGCGGTAGGTGATTAATGTCAGTTCAGTCGCAGACAGTAGGCGGTAAACGGTTAATCTGCCAACCTGTACATGATTTTAGCTTTATCAATGTCATTTCAAATTTCACACTtgtcccaaaaataaaaacgatAATTCGTATTCGCATGTCagattgaaataataataaagtatgatataaaactatataaactAACTTAACCCAACTTATTTCTAACTcattaatttcatgttgaagTCACatatcgtgtcaaaaattgtacTCTACTTAAGTGTTGTTGTCAACATTAATTAATGAACAGTGTCAACCATAGGTAACTCTCTCTTTCACAATTGAGAAGTATTTCTCAAACTTTTTCTCAAACAATTGGTTTTTAAATCATCTTACAAGTTAATAATGAAATAGTAATACATCATTTGAAAAGTCTTCGACACCAAAGATTAGTAAAATTAGAGAAGTgagattaaaataaataaataacacttgTAAAATTAACCTGTACTTGCTCCAAATGACCATAACTTTCCAGAAAAGGAGGGAGATGCTATGCTAGTGTCTAGGTATATACCCTCACTTTCCAGTTTCCACATTTGCCAAAGTAAATATCTTCCGTGGGACCCTTATACGAATCCATCATGTTCGTCCACGTCTCCCAACCAACAAATCTTTTTGCGCTTCAGACCAACCAATCGCGACTAATTCCTTTTACCCTTTCAATTTCCCCAACTCGGAAACTCCAACCAATGACCATCTACCACGTCCACGGTTTCACTAATACTCGAGCGCATCCACTCCCCGCCCTCCGATTCGCTTATAATCTTAGCCGTTTTGAGCCACCTCGTCCCCTTCCACTCGCTCGTCGACATCTTCGAAGCTCGAAAACACTAGGCTCGCTTTGCAATCTCCGCCGCGCTCTTTAAAGCTCTCCACACTCTCAATCAATCTCATTTCTCGCTCGCATTTGTATCCAACTCTTGAATTTCTCCCTTTGGATCGATCCTACACCACCGTCTGTACAATTACCGGGGATTTCCCGGTCACCATGTCACAGTCTCTGCACCTCTTCACTCCATCCACTCTCTCAAAACAATGCTATTCCTACCCGAAACCCTCTTTTCCCACCTTCAGCCGCCGGTTCACGGTCACCTCCGTTAGATTCTCCTCCATCAGAGCCTGCTCCTCAGATCTCGACCCCTCCTCCTCACAAGTCCTACTAGCCTCCGATAACGGAAAGGGCGGAGGGGTTTTAACCCCTGCGACGCGGCCACCGGCGCAGGCGGTGGACTCGGGGTCGATCGAGGTGGACGCGGTGACTGAGGCTGAGCTGAAGGAGAACGGGTTCCGCAGCACGCGCCGGACGAAGCTGGTGTGCACTATCGGGCCGGCCACCTGCGGTTTCGAGCAGCTGGAGGCCCTGGCCGTGGGCGGCATGAACGTGGCGCGAATCAACATGTGCCACGGCACCCGTGAGTGGCACCGGGCCGTCATCGAGCGCGTCCGCAGGCTCAACGACGAGAAGGGCTACGCCGTCGCCATCATGATGGACACCGAGGGCAGCGAGATCCACATGGGCGATTTCGGAGGCCCTTCTTCCGCCAAAGCTGAGGTCATCGTTTATTCTTTACTTTACAATTATTCGAGCAGATTTCGAAGTCAGCCACAGCTCCGATTCCATGTCCATTTAAGAAAATGACGGAACAGCACTCTTTT
This window encodes:
- the LOC132177471 gene encoding guanine nucleotide-binding protein subunit gamma 2; this encodes MQSDRSESASPITQRVQSFPSTDTRGKHRILAELKRLEQEVRFLEEELEKLEKIEKASAECKEMLSNVETRPDPLLPITNGPINQFWDRWFEGPQDSTGCRCWIL
- the LOC132177470 gene encoding uncharacterized protein LOC132177470 gives rise to the protein MGAFISKFWFMLFPAKEYKIVVVGLDNAGKTTTLYKLHLGEVVTTHPTVGSNVEELVYKNIRFEVWDLGGQERLRTSWATYYRGTHAIIAVIDSTDRARISIMKDELFRLLGHEDLQHSVILVFANKQDLKDAMTPAEITDCLSLHSIKNHDWHIQACCALTGEGLYDGLGWIAQRVTGKAPS